From Drosophila nasuta strain 15112-1781.00 chromosome X, ASM2355853v1, whole genome shotgun sequence, one genomic window encodes:
- the LOC132796622 gene encoding uncharacterized protein LOC132796622 yields MAGFAQEFITLTPLNCVKECRALIQTPKQRNYLTTAALFGLYCGVLLYRAYKKYLIEMKNKMEIIEMQAQEMQSENSYVLDPPPVTSKELLLPPIIDQAEINAGSFESAPRSEIEPFITSHPLLNTST; encoded by the coding sequence ATGGCCGGTTTTGCACAGGAGTTCATTACGTTAACCCCGTTGAATTGTGTTAAAGAATGTCGCGCTCTCATTCAAACGCCCAAGCAACGAAATTATTTAACGACCGCCGCGCTTTTCGGACTATATTGCGGGGTGCTGCTTTATCGAGCCTACAAGAAGTACCTGATTGAAATGAAGAACAAAATGGAGATCATTGAGATGCAGGCACAAGAGATGCAATCGGAGAACAGTTATGTTCTTGACCCACCTCCAGTGACATCGAAAGAACTGCTTTTGCCCCCCATAATCGATCAGGCCGAGATTAATGCAGGCAGCTTTGAATCGGCGCCCCGTTCCGAAATAGAGCCCTTCATTACTAGCCACCCCTTGTTGAATACCAGCACTTGA